From the Pedobacter cryoconitis genome, one window contains:
- a CDS encoding sensor histidine kinase: protein MKRLLMIAFTCIFSYATGFVIFPYSYWIDYFGMPTSRIIMDILVNLLFYAAIVELSLFADKRLNKRISWMVRPLKRLLVQALYQILGVLLIVICMASIYLIFADFVGKPSPYIGLREAFYTLILVMFWGLMISAVNTGDFLLKNWKAEALKVAEFEIKEAQNKQLAAEIELQALKLQLDPHFVFNNLSVLSELILKDQQLGHEYTENFAKVYRYLLINSKKKLITLREELKFLDAYLFLIRNRMGEGCVFQLNIDESRLNMLIPPVTLQLFIENAIKYNRTEEENPLVVRIYSNDNDELVVSNTLLPLIKMPDSTGLGLKNIRSRYALLGERKPVIEKDTQNFTIKVPLIK, encoded by the coding sequence ATGAAGAGATTATTGATGATTGCATTCACTTGTATATTTTCTTATGCAACAGGATTCGTCATATTTCCCTATTCCTATTGGATAGATTATTTTGGTATGCCAACTTCCAGGATAATCATGGACATCCTGGTCAACCTGTTATTTTATGCGGCCATAGTGGAGTTGAGTCTCTTTGCCGATAAGAGATTGAATAAGAGGATTTCGTGGATGGTGCGTCCCTTAAAACGTTTACTCGTCCAGGCACTTTATCAAATTCTGGGGGTGTTGCTTATTGTCATTTGTATGGCCTCCATTTATCTGATATTTGCAGATTTTGTAGGTAAGCCTTCGCCTTATATTGGTCTGAGAGAAGCATTTTACACGCTTATTTTAGTGATGTTCTGGGGCTTGATGATCAGTGCGGTGAATACTGGTGATTTTCTGCTGAAAAATTGGAAAGCTGAAGCTTTAAAGGTAGCTGAATTTGAGATCAAGGAAGCCCAAAATAAGCAATTGGCAGCCGAAATAGAGTTACAGGCACTAAAGTTACAACTTGATCCGCATTTTGTTTTCAATAACCTAAGTGTGCTTTCAGAATTGATATTGAAGGATCAGCAGTTAGGACATGAATACACGGAGAATTTTGCGAAAGTTTACCGGTACCTGTTAATCAATTCAAAAAAGAAACTGATCACATTGCGTGAAGAACTCAAATTTCTTGATGCCTATCTTTTTTTGATCAGGAACCGGATGGGAGAGGGATGTGTTTTTCAGTTAAACATTGATGAGTCAAGGCTTAATATGCTGATCCCACCAGTTACGTTGCAACTTTTCATTGAAAATGCCATAAAGTATAACCGTACAGAAGAAGAAAATCCTTTGGTTGTCCGCATTTATTCAAATGATAATGATGAACTTGTCGTATCAAATACATTATTGCCTTTGATAAAAATGCCGGATTCTACAGGACTGGGCTTGAAAAATATCAGGAGCCGTTACGCTTTATTAGGTGAGAGAAAGCCTGTTATAGAAAAAGATACTCAGAATTTTACCATAAAAGTACCTTTGATCAAATGA